The proteins below come from a single Saccharopolyspora sp. SCSIO 74807 genomic window:
- a CDS encoding SAM-dependent methyltransferase, translated as MSDPVFSRLSSGRAPVPSQIDTSVPSIARVYDYLLGGKDHYEADRQSCRTMIEAVPETPLLAKANRAFLRRAVRYLVGEAGVRQLVDIGSGLPTAGNVHEVAQRIDPEVRVLYTDNDPIVLAHGRALLPADETTGLIHADLRDPDAIFDDPETHRLIDPDQPFAVLLGGILMHLEAEEDPDGVAARIRDRLPSGGYLMASNTCDTGEPHARDLARAFAEGGMGSNCFRTREQQLHYFDGLELIEPGLVPNNQWRPDEDFPDPQNPAHALHIGAIGRKP; from the coding sequence GTGAGCGACCCGGTCTTTTCCCGGCTTTCCAGCGGGCGGGCGCCGGTCCCGTCGCAGATCGACACGAGCGTTCCTTCGATCGCGCGGGTCTACGACTACCTGCTCGGCGGGAAGGACCACTACGAGGCGGATCGGCAGTCGTGCCGGACGATGATCGAGGCGGTCCCGGAGACACCGCTGCTGGCGAAGGCCAACCGCGCGTTCCTGCGCCGGGCGGTGCGGTACCTGGTCGGTGAGGCCGGCGTGCGCCAGCTCGTCGACATCGGCTCCGGCCTGCCCACCGCGGGCAACGTGCACGAGGTCGCGCAGCGCATCGATCCGGAAGTCCGGGTGCTCTACACCGACAACGACCCGATCGTGCTCGCGCACGGGCGCGCGTTGCTGCCCGCCGACGAGACCACCGGACTCATCCACGCGGACCTGCGCGACCCGGACGCGATCTTCGACGACCCCGAGACTCATCGGCTGATCGACCCCGACCAGCCGTTCGCAGTGCTGCTCGGCGGAATCCTCATGCACCTCGAAGCCGAGGAGGACCCGGACGGCGTCGCCGCCCGCATCCGCGACCGGCTGCCCTCGGGCGGCTACCTGATGGCCTCGAACACCTGCGACACCGGCGAGCCGCACGCCCGCGACCTCGCCCGCGCGTTCGCCGAAGGCGGCATGGGCTCGAACTGCTTCCGCACCCGCGAGCAGCAGTTGCACTACTTCGACGGCCTCGAACTGATCGAACCCGGCCTGGTGCCGAACAACCAATGGCGACCGGACGAGGACTTCCCGGACCCGCAGAACCCGGCACACGCCCTGCACATCGGCGCCATCGGCCGGAAACCCTGA
- a CDS encoding RHS repeat-associated core domain-containing protein, whose translation MITGAVACERLLNALCSCLLPLAGSSVRAVSAWVRVVGVAMADFPEHLFSLGGSPEAIAGSARRYDRFGESAAHAAERITSMDTGQFQGPEAEQFREKIDSELPPDLRVTGTAFSQVGTALNTFSSRLSELQGKMRPLAHQAPGLWEQLKASEGRVERAESADRAHAQAEREKAAHAPAGQAPPPGPAYESDTGDASAALSSARAAWQDCVDKANGLRTEMTAAARECTNRIHEAKGMRFKEPPASYDLIGQGQDFIRENKDVLKEISSALKVVSGALAVVGLVLQAIPVVGNAVGGAFLIAAGITGGAALAIDAGIYAATGEGSLTSILVDTALTVIPFGRVAKLGSKAIGGLSKAAKGLRGTKHAGDAAGLSKTTREMPLCKDPIDIDSGRMVMTQTDVELGGLLPLILRRTHLSSYRIGLAFGPSWASTLDQRLEVDAEGVYFASEDGLALCYPDPMPGVEVYPAEGPRWPLTRTDDGGYTITDVPLGQQLHFTQHDTHWPLTAITDRNGHRIDFHHDDTGLPTEIEHSGGYRIRIETTNRLVTALYLCDADNGADVALMRYRYHGERLTEVINASGQPLTLDYDDAGRITGWTDRNDCWYRYTYDAEGRCVRTEGSGGSLSATFDYDLDNAITHVTDSLGHTTAYHLDNDGQVTREIDPHGAETHSEWDEHRRLLARTDPLGRTTNYEYDEDGNVASVIRPDGSRIRAEYNDLRLPITLIAPDGAITRNEYDERGNLTRSVDPADAATTCEYDRNGHLVNVTDALGNTTRVEIDATGLATAITDPLGATTWYERDAFGRVVVITDPVGGATRLGWTVDGKPAWRILPDGATERWLYDGEGNLRTHVDALGQCTSTDVTHFDLPSAEVRPDGTRLEFRYDTELRLVNVTNEQGLVWRYDYDATGCLVSETDFNDRTLTYRHDAAGQLVERTNGAGETTTFNHNLLGDVVERRGGDTSATFTYDEAGRLRHAINSDAYVTFERDPAGRVLSETINGRTLTSAYDMLGRRTRRVTPSGAETDWEYDANSNPVALHTAGRTIRFDHDAAGREIHRSIGGEAVLTQAWDANHQLKSQTLIGQGGKRTQHRAYQYRADGYLTGIEDRLTGDRTFTLDRAGRVTAVQGRGWTERYAYDSAGNVTNAAWPSPEQSYDSEAHGEREYTGTLIRRAGKVRYEHDDQGRMVLRQQKRLSRKPATWQYFWDTDDRLTAVVTPDGQRWRYRYDALGRRVAKERFDPEGPEVVEQIKFSWDGTVLAEQEHTEFDPGGTVLTDAKATAWDYQPGTFRPLTQNGRTAAHDAPQQWVDENFFSIVADLSGSPSETVDGRGSIDWIDRTALWGGTVLQNSVATRVPLRFPGQYFDPETGFNYNFYRHYDSSIGRYSSADPVGLAGGPDAHRYVINPQVWIDPLGLAPKECIENAVRHTGPASPAGKLSPAQQKDLAKFVGLKPLESKPNKSHGQPVFTDGKKYYSYDVDGHSGGLFKVAKSVRALGSKQTRDGTLGLGRPRGTDEPWELYQVGD comes from the coding sequence GTGATCACGGGTGCAGTCGCGTGCGAGCGCTTGCTCAATGCGCTTTGTTCGTGCCTGTTGCCGTTGGCCGGATCGTCTGTGCGCGCCGTCTCGGCGTGGGTTCGTGTGGTGGGGGTTGCGATGGCGGATTTTCCGGAGCATTTGTTCTCGCTGGGCGGGTCGCCGGAGGCGATCGCGGGTTCGGCCCGCCGGTATGACCGTTTCGGCGAGTCCGCGGCGCACGCGGCCGAGCGGATCACCAGCATGGACACGGGTCAGTTCCAGGGTCCGGAGGCGGAGCAGTTCCGGGAGAAGATCGATTCGGAGTTGCCGCCGGACCTGCGGGTGACCGGCACGGCGTTCAGCCAGGTCGGCACGGCGCTGAACACCTTCTCGTCGCGGTTGTCGGAGCTGCAGGGCAAGATGCGACCGCTAGCGCATCAGGCGCCTGGCTTGTGGGAGCAGCTCAAGGCCAGCGAGGGTCGTGTGGAGCGGGCGGAGTCGGCCGACCGTGCTCATGCCCAGGCGGAGCGGGAGAAGGCGGCTCATGCTCCGGCCGGGCAGGCTCCGCCGCCGGGCCCTGCGTATGAGTCGGATACCGGGGACGCCTCGGCGGCGTTGTCGTCGGCGCGGGCGGCGTGGCAGGACTGCGTGGACAAGGCCAACGGCCTGCGCACGGAGATGACCGCTGCGGCCCGTGAGTGCACGAATCGCATCCACGAGGCCAAGGGGATGCGGTTCAAAGAGCCCCCGGCCAGCTACGACCTCATCGGGCAGGGGCAGGACTTCATCCGCGAGAACAAGGATGTGCTCAAGGAGATCTCCTCGGCGCTGAAGGTCGTCTCGGGCGCGCTCGCGGTCGTCGGTCTGGTCCTGCAGGCGATCCCGGTCGTCGGCAACGCCGTCGGCGGCGCCTTCCTCATCGCCGCCGGCATCACCGGCGGCGCCGCGCTGGCCATCGACGCCGGTATCTACGCCGCCACCGGCGAAGGCAGCCTCACCTCGATACTCGTCGACACCGCATTAACCGTCATACCGTTCGGACGAGTCGCGAAACTCGGCAGCAAAGCCATCGGGGGCTTGTCGAAGGCCGCCAAGGGCCTGCGCGGCACCAAACACGCGGGTGATGCGGCGGGGTTGTCGAAGACGACCCGGGAGATGCCGCTGTGCAAGGACCCGATCGACATCGACAGCGGCCGCATGGTGATGACCCAGACCGATGTCGAACTCGGCGGGCTGCTGCCGCTGATCCTGCGCCGCACCCATCTGTCGTCGTATCGGATCGGGCTCGCGTTCGGCCCCAGCTGGGCGTCCACTTTGGACCAGCGGCTCGAGGTCGACGCCGAGGGCGTGTACTTCGCTTCCGAAGACGGGCTCGCCCTGTGCTACCCGGACCCGATGCCCGGTGTGGAGGTCTACCCGGCCGAGGGCCCGCGCTGGCCGCTGACCCGCACCGACGACGGCGGCTACACGATCACCGACGTGCCCCTGGGCCAGCAGCTGCACTTCACCCAGCACGACACCCACTGGCCGCTCACGGCGATCACCGACCGCAACGGCCACCGCATCGACTTTCACCACGACGACACCGGATTACCCACCGAGATCGAGCACAGTGGTGGCTACCGCATCCGGATCGAGACCACCAACCGCCTGGTGACCGCGCTGTACCTGTGCGACGCCGACAACGGTGCGGACGTGGCCCTGATGCGCTACCGCTACCACGGCGAGCGGCTCACCGAAGTCATCAACGCCTCCGGCCAACCGTTGACGCTCGACTACGACGACGCCGGGCGCATCACGGGTTGGACCGACCGCAACGACTGCTGGTACCGCTACACCTACGACGCCGAGGGCAGGTGCGTGCGCACCGAAGGCTCCGGCGGCTCGCTGTCGGCCACCTTCGACTACGACCTCGACAACGCGATCACCCACGTCACCGACTCCCTCGGCCACACCACCGCCTACCACCTCGACAACGACGGCCAAGTCACCCGCGAAATCGACCCACACGGCGCCGAAACCCACTCCGAATGGGACGAACACCGCCGCCTCCTCGCCCGCACCGACCCGCTGGGCCGCACCACCAACTACGAGTACGACGAGGACGGCAACGTCGCCTCCGTCATCCGCCCGGACGGAAGCCGCATCCGAGCCGAATACAACGACCTCCGACTCCCGATCACGCTTATCGCTCCGGACGGTGCGATTACGCGTAACGAATACGACGAACGCGGGAACCTGACCCGGTCTGTCGATCCGGCGGATGCGGCCACTACCTGTGAATACGATCGGAATGGCCATCTCGTCAACGTCACCGACGCACTGGGGAACACCACTCGCGTTGAGATAGATGCTACGGGCTTGGCGACCGCGATCACTGACCCGCTCGGCGCCACGACCTGGTACGAACGTGACGCATTCGGTCGCGTCGTCGTGATCACCGACCCGGTCGGCGGGGCGACCCGCTTGGGCTGGACCGTCGACGGCAAACCCGCGTGGCGCATCCTGCCTGATGGCGCCACTGAGCGGTGGCTCTACGACGGGGAGGGCAATCTCCGCACCCATGTCGACGCGCTCGGGCAGTGCACGTCCACAGACGTAACTCATTTCGACCTGCCCTCAGCGGAGGTGCGCCCGGACGGCACGCGGCTCGAATTTCGCTATGACACCGAACTCCGCCTCGTAAACGTGACCAACGAGCAGGGCCTCGTCTGGCGCTACGACTACGACGCCACGGGTTGTCTGGTCTCCGAGACGGACTTCAACGACCGCACTCTCACCTACCGTCACGACGCTGCGGGCCAACTCGTCGAACGAACCAATGGGGCGGGCGAGACGACGACGTTCAACCACAACTTGCTCGGCGACGTCGTCGAACGCCGTGGGGGCGACACGAGTGCCACGTTCACGTATGACGAAGCCGGAAGGCTCCGCCATGCGATCAACTCGGATGCGTACGTGACCTTTGAACGCGATCCGGCAGGACGTGTGCTGAGCGAAACCATCAACGGGCGCACCCTGACTTCGGCCTATGACATGTTGGGGCGTCGAACCCGGCGCGTCACCCCGTCCGGGGCGGAAACCGACTGGGAATACGACGCGAACAGCAACCCGGTCGCGCTGCACACCGCAGGCCGCACGATTCGGTTCGACCACGACGCGGCGGGTCGCGAGATCCACCGCTCCATCGGCGGCGAGGCGGTCCTTACCCAGGCATGGGATGCGAACCATCAGCTCAAGTCACAAACGTTGATCGGTCAAGGCGGTAAACGAACCCAGCACCGCGCCTACCAATACCGCGCCGACGGCTACCTCACCGGCATCGAAGACCGACTCACCGGCGACCGCACCTTCACCCTCGACCGAGCTGGGCGAGTGACGGCAGTACAGGGCCGGGGTTGGACCGAGCGCTACGCATACGACTCTGCGGGCAATGTCACGAACGCGGCGTGGCCGAGCCCGGAGCAGTCCTACGACTCCGAAGCCCACGGAGAACGCGAGTACACGGGAACCTTGATCCGCCGAGCGGGCAAGGTCCGTTACGAACACGACGACCAAGGACGGATGGTGCTCCGTCAGCAGAAGCGTCTGTCGCGAAAGCCGGCCACTTGGCAGTACTTCTGGGACACCGACGACCGATTGACCGCCGTAGTAACTCCCGACGGACAACGATGGCGATATCGATACGATGCCCTGGGACGGCGAGTGGCGAAGGAACGTTTTGATCCAGAAGGCCCCGAAGTCGTCGAGCAGATCAAATTCAGTTGGGACGGCACGGTTCTGGCAGAGCAAGAGCACACTGAATTCGATCCTGGCGGGACCGTTCTTACGGATGCGAAGGCGACCGCATGGGACTATCAACCTGGAACGTTTCGGCCATTGACCCAGAATGGACGCACCGCCGCGCACGACGCGCCTCAGCAGTGGGTGGACGAGAATTTCTTTTCCATTGTCGCCGATCTCTCCGGAAGCCCGTCGGAAACAGTCGATGGCCGCGGTAGCATTGACTGGATCGATCGGACGGCATTGTGGGGCGGAACCGTCCTGCAAAATTCTGTCGCAACGCGCGTGCCGCTGCGGTTTCCCGGCCAGTATTTCGACCCCGAAACAGGATTTAATTACAACTTTTACCGCCATTATGATTCTTCCATCGGAAGATATTCGAGCGCTGATCCGGTGGGTCTTGCTGGTGGCCCTGACGCACACCGGTACGTGATCAACCCGCAAGTGTGGATCGATCCGCTCGGTCTCGCCCCCAAGGAATGCATAGAAAATGCAGTCCGACACACAGGGCCAGCTAGCCCTGCGGGGAAGCTCAGTCCAGCGCAGCAGAAAGATCTCGCCAAGTTCGTAGGGCTCAAGCCACTCGAATCGAAGCCCAACAAGAGTCACGGCCAGCCCGTGTTCACCGACGGCAAGAAATACTACAGTTATGATGTGGACGGCCACAGTGGTGGCCTTTTCAAGGTTGCCAAGAGTGTGCGGGCGCTCGGCTCGAAGCAAACTCGTGACGGAACCCTCGGTCTGGGGCGACCACGGGGGACGGACGAGCCATGGGAACTCTACCAGGTCGGGGATTGA
- a CDS encoding DeoR/GlpR family DNA-binding transcription regulator gives MYGAERQQLLAQRARRDGRIDVMAAAAELEVAPETIRRDLGALERQGLVRRVYGGAIPVGRIDFEPGVTQRDKTNAAEKERIARAAVDLLPQRGTLLLDAGTTTGRLAGLLPSDREYTVVTNSLPVATQLANRTNCTLHMLGGRIRGTTLASVESWALDVLAGLTVDVGFFGTNGFSAHRGCTTPDTAEAAVKAAMVAASRRRVLLADHSKYGDDQFSRFARICEMDAVVSDEALDAEARAELAAETEVVPA, from the coding sequence ATGTACGGGGCCGAGCGGCAGCAGCTGCTGGCGCAGCGGGCGCGGCGCGACGGGCGCATCGACGTCATGGCCGCGGCGGCCGAGCTCGAGGTCGCACCGGAGACGATCCGGCGCGATCTCGGCGCGCTCGAACGGCAGGGGCTGGTGCGCCGCGTCTACGGCGGAGCCATCCCGGTGGGCCGCATCGACTTCGAACCGGGCGTGACCCAGCGCGACAAGACCAACGCCGCGGAGAAGGAACGCATCGCCCGCGCCGCGGTCGACCTGCTGCCGCAGCGCGGCACGCTGCTGCTCGACGCGGGCACCACCACCGGCAGGCTGGCCGGGCTGCTGCCCAGCGATCGCGAATACACCGTCGTGACGAACTCGCTGCCGGTGGCCACCCAGCTCGCCAACCGGACCAACTGCACGCTGCACATGCTCGGCGGGCGCATCCGAGGCACCACGTTGGCCTCGGTCGAGTCGTGGGCGCTGGACGTGCTGGCGGGGCTGACCGTGGACGTCGGGTTCTTCGGCACCAACGGCTTCTCCGCTCACCGCGGATGCACCACGCCGGACACCGCGGAAGCGGCGGTGAAGGCGGCGATGGTCGCGGCCAGCCGCAGGCGCGTGCTGCTGGCCGACCACAGCAAGTACGGCGACGACCAGTTCAGCCGCTTCGCCCGGATCTGCGAGATGGACGCCGTGGTGAGCGATGAGGCGTTGGACGCCGAGGCCCGCGCCGAACTCGCCGCGGAGACCGAAGTGGTCCCGGCATGA
- a CDS encoding 1-phosphofructokinase family hexose kinase, translating to MIVTVTPNPSLDRTVAVDRLVPGTIHHAGAARLDPGGKGVNVARALAAAGSRTVAVLPTGGAEGAELAELLTSEGVPVAEVPIARSIRSNLAVVEADGTTSKFNEPGPELTGTEQAALEARSAELAETADWLVTCGSLPAGGADDLHARLVAAGRAAGTRVAVDASGAALTAACAAGPDLIKPNLQELSGHVGRPLPRLGDVLDAAGEIRSCGVRAVLVSLGEHGALLAECGGAWHATSRAVPAVLSTVGAGDATLAGFLRAGGSGPAALRAAVAYGTAAVGLAGSRMPAPHQVRTARVRVHEVDETLSLTGAAA from the coding sequence ATGATCGTCACGGTCACCCCGAACCCGAGCCTGGACCGCACCGTCGCGGTGGACCGGCTGGTTCCGGGCACGATCCACCACGCCGGTGCCGCGCGCCTGGACCCGGGCGGCAAGGGCGTGAACGTGGCCCGGGCGCTGGCGGCGGCGGGCAGCCGCACCGTGGCCGTGCTGCCCACCGGCGGTGCCGAGGGCGCCGAGCTGGCCGAACTGCTCACGTCCGAAGGCGTCCCGGTGGCCGAGGTGCCGATCGCGCGGTCGATCCGCAGCAACCTCGCCGTCGTCGAAGCCGACGGGACCACGAGCAAGTTCAACGAGCCCGGCCCGGAACTGACCGGGACCGAACAAGCCGCGCTCGAAGCGCGTTCCGCCGAACTCGCCGAAACGGCGGATTGGCTGGTCACCTGCGGGAGCCTGCCCGCGGGCGGCGCGGACGACCTGCACGCGCGGCTTGTGGCCGCCGGGCGCGCCGCGGGCACGCGCGTGGCGGTCGACGCTTCCGGCGCGGCGCTGACCGCTGCCTGCGCGGCCGGGCCGGACCTGATCAAGCCGAACCTGCAGGAACTGTCCGGGCACGTCGGCAGACCGCTGCCGCGGCTCGGCGACGTGCTCGACGCCGCTGGCGAGATCCGGTCGTGCGGGGTGCGGGCGGTCCTGGTCAGCCTCGGCGAGCACGGGGCGCTCCTGGCGGAGTGCGGCGGAGCCTGGCACGCGACGAGCCGGGCGGTTCCGGCGGTGCTCAGCACCGTCGGAGCGGGAGACGCGACGCTCGCGGGTTTCCTGCGAGCGGGGGGATCCGGGCCCGCGGCCCTGCGCGCGGCGGTCGCCTACGGCACCGCCGCGGTCGGGCTGGCGGGCTCCCGGATGCCCGCCCCGCACCAGGTGCGCACGGCACGGGTGCGGGTGCACGAAGTGGACGAGACGTTGAGCCTCACTGGAGCGGCGGCATGA
- a CDS encoding PTS sugar transporter subunit IIA, producing MTPTELITPGLVDLDLAADDRRAAVRSMAQRAVDAGRITDLERFLADVRAREEQMATGLEGGIGIPHCRSAAVTEPTLVFARSTAGVDFGADDGPATLIFLIAAPEGGGEEHMTVLAALARRLVREEFTTALRRADDPAALAQYVRQEVSP from the coding sequence ATGACCCCCACCGAACTGATCACGCCCGGCCTGGTCGACCTCGACCTCGCGGCCGACGACCGGCGCGCGGCCGTGCGCTCGATGGCGCAGCGGGCCGTCGACGCCGGGCGGATCACCGACCTCGAACGGTTCCTGGCCGATGTGCGGGCCCGGGAGGAGCAGATGGCGACCGGGCTGGAAGGCGGCATCGGCATCCCGCACTGCCGCTCGGCCGCGGTGACCGAGCCGACGCTGGTGTTCGCCCGCAGCACCGCGGGGGTCGATTTCGGCGCCGACGACGGCCCGGCGACGCTGATCTTCCTCATCGCCGCGCCGGAAGGTGGCGGGGAGGAGCACATGACCGTGCTCGCCGCGCTCGCCCGGCGGCTGGTGCGCGAGGAGTTCACCACGGCGCTGCGCCGGGCCGACGATCCGGCGGCGCTGGCGCAGTACGTGCGCCAGGAGGTCTCGCCGTGA
- a CDS encoding fructose-specific PTS transporter subunit EIIC, whose translation MKFVAVTACPTGIAHTYMAAEALEQAAKDAGAEIRVETQGSAGSSPLSEADVRAADAVIFAADVGVRDRERFAGKPIVEAGVKQAINDAAGLLERADTAAEHKPEAAEAAAPDDSGAAELGSKVQAGAGPAARLRQWLMTGVSYMLPFVAAGGLLIALSYALGGYQITEAPPVTEHFDAASAQSWAALANQIGQQAFDFLVPVLAGFIAFAMAERPAIAPGFVGGAVAVTVGAGFLGGLVAGLLAGAVVAALVRIPVPRAVAGIMPVVVLPLLGSLLVGAIMFVLVGKPIAAAMSGLTGWLSGLSGTNAALFGALLGAMIAFDMGGPVNKVAYTFAVGGLSIASETSLEVMAAAMAAGMVPPLALALASAVRAKLFTAAERNAGRTAWLLGASFITEGAIPFAAGDPLRVIPPVVLGSATTGALSMAAGATLRAPHGGVFVLPLAGHLLPYLGAIVAGVVVAAGAVLLAKRLRRTERTGAAETAVAA comes from the coding sequence GTGAAGTTCGTGGCCGTCACCGCCTGCCCCACCGGAATCGCGCACACCTACATGGCGGCCGAAGCCCTGGAGCAGGCGGCGAAGGACGCAGGCGCCGAGATCCGGGTGGAGACGCAAGGCTCGGCCGGGTCGAGCCCGCTTTCCGAGGCCGACGTGCGGGCGGCGGACGCGGTGATCTTCGCTGCTGACGTCGGCGTGCGGGACCGCGAGCGTTTCGCGGGAAAACCGATCGTCGAAGCCGGCGTCAAGCAGGCCATCAACGACGCCGCGGGTCTGCTCGAACGCGCAGACACGGCAGCCGAGCACAAGCCCGAAGCCGCCGAAGCGGCGGCGCCGGACGATTCCGGAGCAGCCGAACTGGGCAGCAAGGTGCAGGCGGGCGCAGGTCCGGCCGCACGGCTGCGCCAATGGCTGATGACCGGCGTGAGCTACATGCTGCCGTTCGTGGCCGCGGGCGGACTGCTCATCGCGCTGAGCTACGCGCTCGGCGGCTACCAGATCACCGAGGCACCACCGGTCACCGAGCACTTCGACGCGGCGAGCGCGCAGAGCTGGGCGGCACTGGCCAACCAGATCGGTCAGCAGGCGTTCGACTTCCTGGTGCCGGTGCTCGCCGGCTTCATCGCGTTCGCGATGGCCGAGCGCCCGGCGATCGCGCCCGGGTTCGTCGGCGGCGCGGTCGCGGTGACCGTCGGCGCCGGGTTCCTCGGCGGGCTCGTCGCGGGCCTGCTGGCCGGTGCCGTGGTCGCCGCGCTGGTGCGGATTCCGGTGCCGCGGGCGGTCGCCGGGATCATGCCGGTGGTGGTGCTGCCGCTGCTGGGCTCGCTGCTGGTCGGCGCGATCATGTTCGTGCTGGTCGGCAAGCCGATCGCCGCGGCGATGAGCGGGCTGACCGGCTGGCTCAGCGGCCTGTCCGGAACCAACGCCGCGCTGTTCGGGGCGCTGCTGGGCGCGATGATCGCGTTCGACATGGGCGGACCGGTCAACAAGGTCGCCTACACCTTCGCCGTCGGCGGGCTGAGCATCGCCAGCGAGACCTCGCTGGAGGTCATGGCCGCGGCGATGGCTGCGGGGATGGTGCCGCCGTTGGCGCTGGCGCTGGCCTCTGCGGTGCGCGCGAAGCTGTTCACCGCGGCCGAGCGCAACGCCGGTCGAACGGCGTGGTTGCTGGGCGCATCGTTCATCACCGAAGGCGCGATCCCGTTCGCGGCGGGCGACCCGCTGCGCGTGATCCCGCCGGTCGTGCTCGGCTCGGCCACCACGGGTGCGCTGTCGATGGCCGCAGGTGCCACGTTGCGCGCCCCGCACGGCGGGGTGTTCGTGCTGCCGCTCGCCGGGCACCTGTTGCCGTACCTGGGTGCGATCGTCGCGGGCGTCGTGGTCGCGGCGGGGGCGGTGCTGCTGGCCAAGCGGCTCCGGCGGACCGAGCGGACCGGCGCCGCCGAAACCGCCGTCGCAGCCTGA
- a CDS encoding HPr family phosphocarrier protein, producing the protein MNRRATIAAAVGLHARPAALLASAAAGQPAAVTIAKVTDDRPGDPVDASSVLGLMTLGARQGEQVELSSESAEALDELVALLERDLDEEPAAT; encoded by the coding sequence ATGAATCGTCGCGCCACGATCGCCGCCGCGGTCGGCCTGCACGCCCGGCCCGCCGCCCTGCTGGCTTCGGCCGCTGCCGGGCAGCCCGCCGCGGTGACCATCGCGAAGGTCACCGATGATCGTCCCGGCGACCCGGTCGACGCGAGCAGCGTGCTCGGCTTGATGACGCTCGGCGCCCGGCAGGGCGAGCAGGTGGAGCTGAGCTCGGAAAGCGCCGAAGCGCTCGACGAGCTGGTCGCGCTGCTCGAACGGGACCTCGACGAGGAACCCGCGGCCACCTAG